Sequence from the Bombus pyrosoma isolate SC7728 linkage group LG3, ASM1482585v1, whole genome shotgun sequence genome:
TGGAATTACTTTCccctatattttatacttaaatTGCGAaggtttatgcaaatttacatttttataaggAAACGAAATCTAGGTAGATATTTATGTGTcactctttaaatattataatgaatactTTACCCTTTATATTGtgcatattttatgcattatgTGCATTCTTAGTGTATTATGcgcatttaaatttcttataaatgtatataaatatacataaacaacAATTCTAAATCATTACGTAAAGTTATCGTCATgtatcgttataatatatctattacttTTTTCCAGTGAATGtctcgaaaattaaaattcatcgcTAATGTTATATTGaaaccgagcgaaaattcatttacatCATCGTAGAGAAGTATAACTTTTATCTGtcaacgaagagaaaaatgcaTAATTTTAGCTGCGTTTCgtaagaaacgaatttctattttgcGTAAGCGCACCGTGAAAAGTATCATCATCCGTGAAGCGCACCTGCTGCGTCTAAGGAAGGGCAGTGTCTGTGAATAAAGTATAGCGGAGGCGTCAAAATGATAGGAGAGGGCATGGGGATCGGACCGTGAGCTACGCAGGAGATGTCGACAAGATGACAGCGGTTGTATGACGCTCGTTTCGTTGATTCTTCGGGTATAGCGTTGTAGCGTGTACCGGAAAGGAAAATCGttcacgaacgaaacgaacgactTATGCCTCGTTACGGTGACACGTCCGTTTCAATAGAATCTCTGTGTCAAAACGAGATCGTGATCAGGCGTATTCGGGTGAGAGCCACGACCGCCGCCGCGCCCGTGCAATGTACACAGCGGCTTGAATCGTGCCCGAGATCATCACTGTCCCCGAGGAGTCTTCTCTTTAAACGGCCTGGAGTAGAGTAATGAGCGTTTTCGGGGATTTCCAGCGTGTCTGGGTACAGAGATTCCCGGACAGCGCCTTGCCGGCAGCTTGGGAAGAAGACGTCAGGGCCAACCTAGTCAAGCATAAACAGAAGGTGAGAATCAAGTCAGGAATtctgttattattttctaattgcaaaagaattttcttcgatgaagttttcaaatatttatattaagatttttctgtagatatatttatttaaataaaaactggATATATCAGACACATGGAATACCAAGGGATATGTTTTCTTGCATtttaaattaagtaatttaacaTAACTGGTATTACTTTAAAagctataatatattatttatgatttgtATGTGGTACATTCTAATTCTATACTATTAATGGAAGTAAAACCAAACAGGAATATTATGTCTTGATATGATTATCTTGATGCCAattatttcttagaaataaaTAGTGGAAGAGTTAATATATTGGAAACTTTAAGtaggatttatatttttaaggggactgtttaataaattgttagtTCCTTATTACATAAAACTTTCCTCCTTGCTGAGGTATTGGGAGCTTTATTCTATGAGTCatcatattaatttcttacttaACTGGGAAATTAagctaatttatatttaaccataattgaaatttttaatgtgaTTTACTATTTATGTTCATTGTATtggtttcaaataaatttaaaaattttgtttatcttacatataaaatttctctatatattatctattattatctataaaGGAAATGAAgccattaaatatatttaactatcTGCTATACTAAGAACATCAATTCTTCTTACTAAATTTCctcatacaatatattatattatattatcaccGATTAATCACTTGCTATTTACTTCAATTTTGTTATGATCTACTAAGGacacaaatttatattatgtacattttataatgtagctacataaaaaatacttaaacagaatcattattattttcacagGTGACTGCTTTGAGAGAAGAACttgaaaaggaagaattttATGTGGAATATTTAGAAAGGTTATTGGCTGATGTTGAACGTCATAAGCAATTAGCAAATACTAATATTACAACTACACCTGAGAAACAGCAATCCACAGAATCACAAAATCAACACAGTTGTTTAGCAACAGAGAATAATTTGGGAGATTCTACAAGCTCATCTAATGTTCAACATGTGGAATCGTTAGCTCCACCTCTTCCAGCGCGTGAAGATATAAGTAAATTTCAGGACAAGTGTGTTTCTGAACTAAGTTCTACTCTTAGTACAAGCAAAAGACCCAAAAGTGAAATACCAAGGAGTCCTGATAAAGTGCCTGAACTTAGAAGAAACAGTGACCCAGATGTGCCAAGTAACTATGTCACTGTAATTGAAGTGACAGGAAGCtcaaagaaagataaaaatgaagaatctCTTAAAGAGGAAGATGAAAaaggtattatatttttgctatattatccttttataatttgataattttatttaataatttgaattgtatttgtttcatctatattaacaattaaaaatagatttagaAAATGCAGTTAATGAAGATGGAGAGGATGGTGATGCAGAGGCATCAGAGGAGGAACCTTATTATGATTCTGTAGCCTTAGATCAAACAggagaatatgtatatattgatgCACGTGTTCCACCTGTTGGAAACAATAATGGCAGTAGAGCACCACCTAGAAGACCGCCCTCCTTACCTGATTCTCCAGGGAATCAGAGTAATTATGTCAacattgattattttatacagtaAGTTATTTGTATCTGAAcattattgcttttaaaataattttacattgaatatatatatatttgcaaatatacatCTGTTTATTTATAGACATCGAGCGGCAATGGATAGTGAGGATGAAGAAGGTGCAAGTCCTGCACCACCAATCTTATTGCGTGCTCTTAGCACGGATAACGAAACTGGTAGTAGTGACGCGGAGCCTTTAAGCCTAAGCGAAGGTAGCTTAGAATCTCCAACACCAACTACACCTCGTCGACAGGAAAAAAGTAAAGACCGTGAAGATGATAGAACGTCTATGATTAAATGCATCGTAAACTCGGTGGTAGAGAGTGAAACTATTTATGTCGAATGTCTAAATGTAATGTTACAAGTATGTAATATATCTATCATTTTCCATAATATGCATAAATAACAttactttgattaaaaaagtatatgtTGTTTGTAGTACATGAAAGCCATCAGGGCAACATTAACAACATCCCAACCTGTTATTTCTGAAGATGAATTTGGTAcgatgttttataaaattcctgAATTACATGCACTACATCAAACATTTTTGGATGGTCTTAGAAAGAAACTAGACAAATGGGACAGTAAAACTACTATAGGTGAACAATTTAAAGTAAGaactaaatatattaatatattaatattgagaAATTCACACATCCTGCCctcttattaatattctattatggATTACAAATTAAGGTAATGGCCAGCAATATAGGATTATATGGAGCTTTCTTACATAATTACGCTCGCGCTACTGATACTGTGCGGAGGTGTTCTGCACATTCGACTCAATTTGGTGAAATTACAAGAGATATAAGACTCAGAGGAGTTCCAAAAGGACCAGGTTTATCTCTTGAAGATCTTTTACATAAGCCAGTAGCGCGAGTACAAAAAAATGCGCTAGTATTGCATGTAAGTATTGTATAGTTTATGCTTTTGTTATATTAGTCAAAgctatatagatatagatatacatcATAGATAAAACGTTGATTGGATAAGTTGATAAAATGATGTGGAAATGTACTTTGTAAACGTTATCTTATCTCAATTCGCATTGATAATTGTGTCTCAACTGATTGTAGGATCTTCTTAAGCACACACCAGTGAATCATGCAGATCATGCGCCACTTTCAGAGGCTCTTGGTATGACTAGAAATTTCCTAgacgaatttaatattattcagacGAAGTCAATGTTTCCGGTAaataaactatatttatagctacaataataattaatttagtattttgtaaaaatattttatttttagagtCATGATAGAGCACAACGGAGATTAGTAAAAAACTCGTTTGTGGTAGAACTGTCTGATGGTCATAGAAAGTTGagacatctttttctttttaatgacGTAATTGCTTGTGCAAAGTATAAAGCTTCTGGCAGagataaatttacatttgagTTGAAGTGGTATGTACCAGTGGCAGAGGCGGTAGTAACAGAAGATGGCATTGAACCTCGTGAGACTAGTCCAGCTAATGTTGTAGCTTTGAGGTACATATAAAAGTCTATAATTTACTcctgataataatttatatgtataataataataatttatacgtattcAGATCACAAGCATGTACAGTACGTGATCAGATACTATGGGAAGAACGGAATGATGAAAAACGAATTAGACTCGGTGGTAGAGGTTCagaaaaaaataggaagaaactTGCTGAGCTTGAAGCTCAATTAGTATTAGCATCCCCAAATTTAGTATTACGCGTTGCGCATAAAAGTCAACATCGAGTACAAAACTCGTACACATTCTTTCTATCCAGTGAATTTGAACGTTCTCAATGGGTTGAAGCGGTGGAGGCATTGCAACAGGTAATGCGTTCCCATATGTACCTAGATAAGTCAAAGGTGCGTAATTTACagatttcgaataaataaataagataaagatatgtaataatgcactttatttaaattcaacacGAGGATGCAAGTAAAGatattagaaaagaaatgatCATACCAATCTAATGAGAGAGAAATGAATggtaaatgataattttttaggGTGGACAACCTCCAGGACCATTACCTTTATCAATGTACGAATTGCAGGCTTGGGTTACAGCTTGTCGTACTTACCTTCAAACAGATATGGGAAGTTATTTACTTAGATCAGGACGCGATGAAAGTTTATTGTTAGGCGATCTTCATTTAACTTTACTTGGCTTGACACCACCTGGTTTAGATAGAGTAGGAgatctttatattattgtgGAAGTTGATAGTTATGGACACTATTTTAAACGTGCAAGAAGTCGAGTTGCGAGAGGCCAAGCTCCAACTTGgggtaaaattttatttttataaaacttcgaaagttgaataaataagttttttttaattaattacttaattttcaCTTATTTAAGGCGAAACATTTGTTGTGGAACTAGAGGGAAGTCAAAATGTTAGAATTTTGTTGTACGAAGAATGTGGAACGCGTTCTGTATTACGTGGCAAATGTATACAAAGATTAAGTAGATCTTGGCTTCAATCGGATCAAGTAGAAAGGTCATTAAATTTAGGCCCAGCTACATTAGATGTGGCTCTTCGTTTTGTCCCAAGTGAAGTGACATTAAGGCGGGTACCATCTGCTAAACCTCAAGGTTTATTTGGAGCTAAAATTCAACAAGTGTGCAAGTATGTTTTATGACTTTTGAACTATGAACTCTTTAAATGAACTATTTAAATCttttgattatatatttttattgaaaaatttttcatctgtattaaatataattacatgttTTTTACAGACGTGAAAAACGCGATGTTCCTTTTATTATAACCGCATGTGTTAGAGAGGTAGAAAGGAGAGGAGTCGGAGAAGTGGGATTATATCGCGTTTCTGGTTCAGCTTCtgatttaacaaaattacgcAAATCATTTGAAAGTAATTCGTACGAAGCAGAACAACTGCTTAAAGAGGTAGCCAATACATtacataaaagaataaaatcccttttttttttaagtaccTCATTATTCAAAGAGTTGTgtattaatatgaatttatttttatatttttaggtTGACGTTCACTCTGTAACAGGTGTGCTCAAATTGTATCTCCGTGAAATGCCGGAAGCTCTCTTTACGGATGCTCTGTATCCCGCGTTTTTAGAAGCTTTCCAAACTGGCGAGTTATCAAAAGGTGCTGCTCTCAGAAGAGTATACGAAAGTCTGCCAGCCGTGAACAAGGCAGTCATCGACTTTCTACTTACTCATTTGATACGAGTTAATAAACACGAGGCCCAAAATAAAATGTCTTTGCACAACCTAGCGACGGTATTCGGGCCGACGCTTCTGCGTCCTGGTACGAATTCGCGATCTGATGCAAAAAGTCGAGATCCATTAGCTGCGGGGACCGTGGACGTGATGGCACAGGCCGGTATACTTTATTGTTTCTTGCAAATGCATATGCAACAGAACAATCAGTCACTCTAGTCGAGAGGTTCTTGTTGATACATCGTAGCGTCAGCTGCTTTTCGCGAGTCTCATTGGAAATTAGGCTCGCAGCAACTcacgttgtaatgtaaaattaacgattttttataatatatattttattagttttgtGACGTATCGTTTACACAACGCTGAATTAGACGCATAAGTAGATAGGCTTTGACAAAATCCTGAACGATGAAATTCCTCTTGTATTGGTATGCATACGAATAATGTAGCAAAGTGGACTTAAAGAATACGTATTGTACTTTAAGCTccttgatatatattttatacttatataccCGCGAAGTCTTAGCCACGATCTCTTGTTATGTAATGATTCcacgtaaaacatttttccaaaaaagAAAGCTATGTTGAAGGAAAAATTCTTCCCGTGAAGTAGAatgagagagtgagagagaaagaacaaaaatatggaattcCGGTCGTTAACGCATCCACGCTTTAGAAAGTAAGTATTTTTTCCAATGGAGCGTGTTCCTAGCAGAGAATCTAAATTTTTTTACGCATATGTCCACAAAAATGTCCACGTATTCAAAACAATCACGTTCCTAAATGTTTCAGGAAGCACGTTTCTCAAGATGTGCAAATCAAAGCTTCTAATAGTATATGCAAAATATGCTGGCTATATTCCATTTTGTCACTtgatatttatgttttctAGGAAAGCCACATTTTTCTGCCGATTCTATTCTTTATAAGAATATCTTTAAAGAAATCTGCGTTCTCgaatttttgtaagaaatatcgCGAAATGACTTAAATTCAagtttctaacatttaagctgTGGTTAGACTCGtgtttgttcttttattcaaGTTGCTGAAGTTTGTAATAATaacttcgatattttaacgatctatttacaaaattaaaaaggaatactgcttttaaaatgaaattctttcaacCCTTGgataaattaaacataaatattttgtatatgcaattttaaagtattatattttattattatatacacatttatatattacatatatatgtgtgtgtgtgtgtgtgtacattCCTTTACCATATTGTCAGTAAGGTATACAATCATTTTAATCAGCTTCTGTTAGCagccattttttaaatttcttttttaaatcaatgTTTTCAAGTCTAAGTACAGCTTAATTAAGTAccaaagagaaaaattctctCCCATACCTTCAATAGAGAACTACGGTTAACCCTTTGAAGTATATCAGATTAAAACAAatcattttgcaaaatttaaacaaaattttttcactttttatctACTAGGTAGataatgttatttttctaCTATTACATAATGCAGTTAATCAAGTCTATATCTTCATGTTCACtagatttttaaaagtattgtGCTTtactaaaaagaaagaagataccattttttggaaatatatacTTCAAAGGGTTGAAACACACAGAAGTGCATTTGGCAGTACAAATTTAATACTCGATAGAATTCTGTGTTACATGCTAGGACGTTTGTGAACAACTTCTAATTGAAgttgaaagattaaaaaatgtaacgagTGCTCGATCAAAAGATCGTACATAAGGGTCGAAtgaaacaagagaaaagaaacaaaagaacaaattgcaagaaaacagaaattaaaaaagaacacattacgttatttttCCGGAAGTGATCTTTGCGCTTGACGAGCGAACAAGGCAACTATTGTGTGCGTGATTTCAGCGTGTACgtacgtgtgtatgtatgtatgtataaccCGCCCATGtgtattatatcgtaaataattggatatctttaatttttatatcacatTTAACGTTAAGACGCGTCCCTCTTTTGTACATTCGTAAAATGTGTAAAGACAAAGTTTCAGCTAccacgatttattattattattattattattattattataactatgattatttttattatttcatattttacaaataccaATTTCTCATAGAACAAGTATTTGTTAACGAATGTTCGATTAAGCTAGCTTATTCGCAGCAAGACAATGTACTGCCAAAAAGGAACCCTTAAGATGCATAAATATACTGGAGgtttataaacttttatatatcgataatatgTTTACCGTTTTCCCAGGGTACGTTTTTTAATAGtctttcagtttcttttttttggcTTACACAAATACTACATTAAGTTTGAACATCTTGTAGTGTAATccaaattgtttttctttcattttctttttttttaaactatattcttttaaaattatgtaattaaatgaaacagtCTTAAAAGAATATAGATAAAGTGAAAGAGCTGTTAAATAATGTGTGTAAcgaagtattttatttgtaaaatattttatgcgtAAGCTGATAAGTTTATACGTTTATGGAAACCATTGTAAATCcatatgaattataattatactttatttcgtttatgtTTCACTAATGTTCAGACTTGTGTATAATCCGTAGACATGAATTTTgatttcgttaatattttcgaaaatagaTAGCAGTATGtaacagaaaaagaattttatatagaatttattatttcttgtcTTAACGACGAGTGTGGACAATTTCGGGCTGGTGGAGGTAAGGGTAGCTTGACCGGTGTGGCTGGTATGTTGTCCCATAATCCAGGAAGTCGAGATCCATCAGAGCCATTGCATTGCATTCCTGATCAAATatagattaaaatttccaattgaaatatcaaaatcaaacTTCAGATgcttaatacattaataaattaaataattaagaacCTAATGGCGCAGCTTCATATAGATCATGTAAAGCTTGTACACGAACTTTGGTCCATTCTATACTTTCATAATTTGCAGAAATTCCATTATCGATACTAGTTGGTTGATTTTCCCATTCCCTCATATACCGGAAATAAGTTCTCAGTGCATCGTCGCTAATAGCACTTTTGCAAACCTAAAACagattgaatatttcttataattcttcttataatcttataattttttacaaaagaatattaatatttcataccTCTAATCGAGCATTAGGGTAGTAGTGAATATAATTCACACACATCTCATCGGAAATGGCGAATCCACCAAGAGTAATATTCTCCCTATCCATCGTATTATATGTGCAAGTTGTTATTAACGAATCTCCCtatcattaatttacattaaaatctattatatgtacataatataatgGAGTACacgtgaaatatataaagtattagaTTTTAATTCTTACAGGCAAAATGGTAACAGGTTTCGGTAAAAGACGAATTTCTTGGAAATGAGTGGAATAATGATTGTCATAATTTAACAGAGGCAACTCCTCTCCGTCTCTAATATGACGAGTAACAACTTTTACGCCTGTTAAATGTGTATGAAGTTGGGATGCGAAAATATGTATTCCTTGTTGTGGGAGACCAACACCTGTACATTCTTGTATACAATGTCCTGATAAAATAAAGGCTTCCTACAaagattttgttattaattccGATTTTAgtaacatatattataatatatatctgtgCATATATCCTTGATTAATTATATGTGCAATGATTCATTACTTGTCGTGGGGGAATTGCCATTTTATCAGTATATTCTAAACCCAATTCAATTACACCGGCGTCATATTTGCGAAGACTCCTagtaacgataaaacgaattcCTGAAGAATCGACTTTCCCATCCTGAAGTTCGGGGTTATTATAGTGAACTTCCAACATGACATAAGGATTAAAATTTTGGCCACCGATCGAAAGACCAGCTTCCTCTGGATAAACGAAAGCATCTGCTCCCATTGCCCATGCTGCCAAGACTTTTTTACATACCTAAGAAACggagtaaaaaataaaataattctagaaaacatatttaattattttttaaaggcataaatgaagaaatttgtcTAAGAAACTTAACGCACTT
This genomic interval carries:
- the LOC122566321 gene encoding active breakpoint cluster region-related protein isoform X1 produces the protein MSVFGDFQRVWVQRFPDSALPAAWEEDVRANLVKHKQKVTALREELEKEEFYVEYLERLLADVERHKQLANTNITTTPEKQQSTESQNQHSCLATENNLGDSTSSSNVQHVESLAPPLPAREDISKFQDKCVSELSSTLSTSKRPKSEIPRSPDKVPELRRNSDPDVPSNYVTVIEVTGSSKKDKNEESLKEEDEKDLENAVNEDGEDGDAEASEEEPYYDSVALDQTGEYVYIDARVPPVGNNNGSRAPPRRPPSLPDSPGNQSNYVNIDYFIQHRAAMDSEDEEGASPAPPILLRALSTDNETGSSDAEPLSLSEGSLESPTPTTPRRQEKSKDREDDRTSMIKCIVNSVVESETIYVECLNVMLQYMKAIRATLTTSQPVISEDEFGTMFYKIPELHALHQTFLDGLRKKLDKWDSKTTIGEQFKVMASNIGLYGAFLHNYARATDTVRRCSAHSTQFGEITRDIRLRGVPKGPGLSLEDLLHKPVARVQKNALVLHDLLKHTPVNHADHAPLSEALGMTRNFLDEFNIIQTKSMFPSHDRAQRRLVKNSFVVELSDGHRKLRHLFLFNDVIACAKYKASGRDKFTFELKWYVPVAEAVVTEDGIEPRETSPANVVALRSQACTVRDQILWEERNDEKRIRLGGRGSEKNRKKLAELEAQLVLASPNLVLRVAHKSQHRVQNSYTFFLSSEFERSQWVEAVEALQQVMRSHMYLDKSKGGQPPGPLPLSMYELQAWVTACRTYLQTDMGSYLLRSGRDESLLLGDLHLTLLGLTPPGLDRVGDLYIIVEVDSYGHYFKRARSRVARGQAPTWGETFVVELEGSQNVRILLYEECGTRSVLRGKCIQRLSRSWLQSDQVERSLNLGPATLDVALRFVPSEVTLRRVPSAKPQGLFGAKIQQVCKREKRDVPFIITACVREVERRGVGEVGLYRVSGSASDLTKLRKSFESNSYEAEQLLKEVDVHSVTGVLKLYLREMPEALFTDALYPAFLEAFQTGELSKGAALRRVYESLPAVNKAVIDFLLTHLIRVNKHEAQNKMSLHNLATVFGPTLLRPGTNSRSDAKSRDPLAAGTVDVMAQAGILYCFLQMHMQQNNQSL
- the LOC122566321 gene encoding active breakpoint cluster region-related protein isoform X2 produces the protein MSVFGDFQRVWVQRFPDSALPAAWEEDVRANLVKHKQKVTALREELEKEEFYVEYLERLLADVERHKQLANTNITTTPEKQQSTESQNQHSCLATENNLGDSTSSSNVQHVESLAPPLPAREDISKFQDKCVSELSSTLSTSKRPKSEIPRSPDKVPELRRNSDPDVPSNYVTVIEVTGSSKKDKNEESLKEEDEKDLENAVNEDGEDGDAEASEEEPYYDSVALDQTGEYVYIDARVPPVGNNNGSRAPPRRPPSLPDSPGNQSNYVNIDYFIQHRAAMDSEDEEGASPAPPILLRALSTDNETGSSDAEPLSLSEGSLESPTPTTPRRQEKSKDREDDRTSMIKCIVNSVVESETIYVECLNVMLQYMKAIRATLTTSQPVISEDEFGTMFYKIPELHALHQTFLDGLRKKLDKWDSKTTIGEQFKVMASNIGLYGAFLHNYARATDTVRRCSAHSTQFGEITRDIRLRGVPKGPGLSLEDLLHKPVARVQKNALVLHDLLKHTPVNHADHAPLSEALGMTRNFLDEFNIIQTKSMFPSHDRAQRRLVKNSFVVELSDGHRKLRHLFLFNDVIACAKYKASGRDKFTFELKWYVPVAEAVVTEDGIEPRETSPANVVALRSQACTVRDQILWEERNDEKRIRLGGRGSEKNRKKLAELEAQLVLASPNLVLRVAHKSQHRVQNSYTFFLSSEFERSQWVEAVEALQQGGQPPGPLPLSMYELQAWVTACRTYLQTDMGSYLLRSGRDESLLLGDLHLTLLGLTPPGLDRVGDLYIIVEVDSYGHYFKRARSRVARGQAPTWGETFVVELEGSQNVRILLYEECGTRSVLRGKCIQRLSRSWLQSDQVERSLNLGPATLDVALRFVPSEVTLRRVPSAKPQGLFGAKIQQVCKREKRDVPFIITACVREVERRGVGEVGLYRVSGSASDLTKLRKSFESNSYEAEQLLKEVDVHSVTGVLKLYLREMPEALFTDALYPAFLEAFQTGELSKGAALRRVYESLPAVNKAVIDFLLTHLIRVNKHEAQNKMSLHNLATVFGPTLLRPGTNSRSDAKSRDPLAAGTVDVMAQAGILYCFLQMHMQQNNQSL
- the LOC122566323 gene encoding dopamine beta-hydroxylase, which encodes MLLKIYLLILFTILKDVSCLSWHDYHQNSEDSSNRKNVHTVPLGSGATFHWRVDFMSEIIIAEVHYIGVDNTWFAIGFSDYGELKPADYCVLWIDWHRQIQLQDAWTDEEGKLNLDLQQDCENFAWRRRGNVTKFTFSRKFDTCDENDYIMERGTTHLVWLEGLGPLSSLAGLQVSDAEASGMSRTELIRVLHKKPTFPSNAWQLEMLADHVKVPNKETTYWCRIQKLPPVLSQKHHILQFGPIIQTGNEHLVHHMEVFHCAGPVALEIPMYDGPCDGADRPEKTQVCKKVLAAWAMGADAFVYPEEAGLSIGGQNFNPYVMLEVHYNNPELQDGKVDSSGIRFIVTRSLRKYDAGVIELGLEYTDKMAIPPRQEAFILSGHCIQECTGVGLPQQGIHIFASQLHTHLTGVKVVTRHIRDGEELPLLNYDNHYSTHFQEIRLLPKPVTILPGDSLITTCTYNTMDRENITLGGFAISDEMCVNYIHYYPNARLEVCKSAISDDALRTYFRYMREWENQPTSIDNGISANYESIEWTKVRVQALHDLYEAAPLGMQCNGSDGSRLPGLWDNIPATPVKLPLPPPARNCPHSSLRQEIINSI